A genomic segment from Vicinamibacterales bacterium encodes:
- a CDS encoding Rieske 2Fe-2S domain-containing protein, with protein MADEPNAPVEGAPASKGPPAKPVQPAVPPNLAGKTTSVAAAPRRPPAKKKKVVDDTSPLLSRRSWLGLAWGSFTAASATALAATGRFMFPNVLNEPPQQFKIGFPDEYAPGVDERWKDRFGIWIVRTPSDIVQEAAGFYALLTACTHLGCTPNWLSAELKFKCPCHGSGFRPTGVNFEGPAPRPLERARIVLAEDGQILVDKARKFQFELGQWADPESFLRL; from the coding sequence ATGGCTGACGAACCAAACGCTCCAGTAGAGGGCGCTCCGGCCTCGAAGGGTCCGCCCGCAAAACCGGTACAACCGGCCGTTCCGCCCAACTTGGCAGGCAAGACGACTTCTGTGGCTGCTGCGCCACGTCGGCCGCCGGCGAAGAAGAAAAAAGTCGTTGATGACACTTCACCACTTCTATCCCGTCGGTCTTGGCTAGGCTTAGCATGGGGATCCTTTACAGCGGCTTCGGCTACGGCGCTGGCAGCGACTGGACGGTTTATGTTTCCAAACGTCCTTAACGAGCCACCGCAGCAATTCAAGATTGGCTTTCCCGACGAGTACGCGCCAGGTGTCGATGAGCGGTGGAAAGACCGCTTTGGAATCTGGATCGTGCGTACTCCGAGCGATATCGTCCAGGAGGCTGCTGGATTCTATGCCCTGCTCACCGCTTGCACGCATCTCGGTTGCACTCCCAACTGGCTATCGGCTGAGTTGAAGTTTAAGTGTCCCTGTCACGGGAGTGGCTTTCGACCGACGGGCGTCAACTTTGAAGGTCCGGCGCCGCGTCCACTGGAGCGGGCGAGAATCGTACTGGCTGAGGATGGTCAAATTTTGGTCGATAAGGCGAGAAAATTTCAGTTTGAGTTGGGGCAGTGGGCAGACCCTGAATCATTTCTAAGGCTCTAA
- a CDS encoding cytochrome b N-terminal domain-containing protein, translated as MADTKIVTPKEGALERSWNWLTETQVWKSVFRHNAPITDRNRVLVVLSNVFLHLHPVRLRKSGVRLRYTWCMGGLSFFLFLSLTFTGVLLMFYYRPTLEYAYTDIVGLREHVPLGIMREMHRWGGHAMVVTVWLHMFRVFMTGSYKPPREFNWNVGVIMLVLTLLLSFTGYLLPWDQLAIWAITVGSNMARATPFMGAEGPGSALLMLGDVRLIHAADDARFALLGGTFVGEGALLRFYVLHCVGLPLAIAVLMAVHFWRVRKDGGISGPA; from the coding sequence ATGGCTGACACAAAGATCGTTACTCCTAAAGAGGGCGCCCTAGAGCGTTCGTGGAATTGGCTGACCGAAACCCAGGTATGGAAGTCGGTTTTTCGGCACAACGCACCGATCACGGATCGGAATCGTGTATTAGTCGTGTTGTCTAACGTCTTCCTGCACCTGCATCCAGTCAGACTTCGTAAGTCTGGAGTGCGCCTGCGCTACACGTGGTGCATGGGCGGCCTCAGCTTTTTCCTTTTTTTGTCACTGACGTTTACAGGCGTGCTGCTGATGTTCTACTACCGTCCAACGTTGGAATACGCCTACACCGACATCGTTGGCTTGCGCGAGCACGTGCCGCTTGGAATCATGCGCGAAATGCATCGTTGGGGTGGACACGCGATGGTTGTCACGGTTTGGTTGCATATGTTTCGAGTGTTCATGACTGGGTCCTACAAGCCGCCACGGGAGTTCAACTGGAATGTTGGCGTAATCATGTTGGTGCTAACGCTCCTCCTCTCGTTCACGGGCTACCTCCTGCCTTGGGATCAGCTCGCGATATGGGCGATCACGGTCGGTTCAAACATGGCGCGGGCGACCCCTTTCATGGGTGCTGAAGGTCCGGGGTCAGCATTGTTGATGCTGGGCGATGTGAGACTTATTCACGCTGCCGACGACGCTCGGTTTGCTCTACTAGGTGGAACCTTTGTTGGTGAAGGGGCGTTACTTCGATTCTACGTGCTGCACTGCGTCGGTTTGCCGCTTGCGATTGCAGTGCTCATGGCCGTACATTTTTGGCGTGTCAGGAAGGACGGCGGTATTTCCGGCCCGGCGTAG
- the dcd gene encoding dCTP deaminase: MTIKADSWITRMARDCKMIEPFVDTQVRSGVISYGLSSYGYDIRVADEFKIFTNINNTLIDPKAFDPRSFIDFKGPECIVPPNSFALARTVEYFRIPRDVLTVCLGKSTYARCGIIVNVTPFEPEWEGTATLEISNTTPLPAKIYANEGIAQVLFFQSDEECQTSYADKKGKYQTQREVTLPRI; the protein is encoded by the coding sequence ATGACTATCAAAGCAGACAGTTGGATCACCCGGATGGCGCGAGATTGTAAGATGATCGAGCCGTTTGTCGATACCCAAGTACGGAGCGGGGTGATTTCGTACGGGCTATCGTCCTATGGGTATGACATTCGGGTCGCTGACGAATTCAAGATCTTCACTAACATTAATAACACTCTTATCGATCCGAAAGCATTCGACCCACGTTCGTTCATCGACTTCAAAGGACCGGAATGCATCGTGCCACCAAACTCGTTTGCGCTCGCCCGAACGGTGGAGTATTTCCGTATTCCTCGGGATGTTCTGACAGTATGTCTGGGCAAGTCGACCTATGCCCGTTGCGGCATTATCGTGAATGTCACACCATTTGAGCCTGAGTGGGAAGGGACAGCCACTTTAGAGATTTCGAACACCACTCCACTACCTGCGAAGATCTATGCAAACGAAGGAATTGCCCAAGTGCTATTTTTTCAGAGCGATGAGGAATGCCAAACTTCATATGCCGATAAGAAGGGGAAATACCAAACTCAGCGGGAGGTTACGCTGCCTCGTATATGA
- a CDS encoding FAD-linked oxidase C-terminal domain-containing protein, with the protein MDSSFIQSLRTVVDDIGIVEEFTDRIVYECDALSSLRAVPGVVVLPSNTDQLQDVVRLCHNAGVPFVARGNGTGLSGGARPEEDGVLIVLTRLNRILDVDPSNLRMTVQPGVTNLDISRRAAPFGLYYAPDPSSQQVCSIGGNVAENSGGAHCLKYGFTLHHVLGLEAVLPDGTLVHFGGPVVDTPGFDLVGSLVGSEGTLAIVTKVILRLLRVPESVRTLLAAFESIDSAGKAVSGIIAAGIVPAAAEMMDRLTIEAAEAAVNPGFPPAEAVLIIEVDGPEVEVDETSQCVEAICRDSGSSEVRVAGDAEERSRFWTGRKAAFAAMGRVSPDYYVQDGVIPRTKLPEVLQRIRSLEQSSGLRIGNVFHAGDGNLHPLICYDASVEGQSALAAEVGGEILRYCLEAGGSITGEHGVGADKVAHMAKMFSEVDLETMQFLRFAFDPTGICNPRKIFPTPRLCGEVPGPYRAHPVEQAGLAERF; encoded by the coding sequence ATGGACTCCTCATTTATTCAATCTTTACGAACGGTTGTAGATGACATTGGTATCGTGGAGGAGTTCACCGATCGAATTGTCTACGAATGCGATGCGTTGAGCTCCCTTCGTGCAGTGCCTGGCGTTGTCGTGCTTCCCTCGAACACCGATCAATTACAAGACGTTGTCCGGCTTTGCCATAACGCCGGGGTGCCGTTCGTTGCTCGTGGGAATGGGACTGGGCTTTCTGGTGGGGCGAGGCCGGAAGAGGATGGGGTTCTTATCGTCTTAACACGGCTTAATAGGATTCTTGATGTTGACCCTTCGAACCTTCGGATGACTGTCCAGCCCGGCGTCACCAACCTCGATATTAGCCGGCGTGCGGCACCTTTCGGGCTTTATTACGCACCGGATCCTTCCTCACAGCAGGTTTGCTCGATAGGTGGCAACGTTGCTGAGAATTCTGGTGGGGCACATTGTTTGAAATACGGTTTCACCTTGCATCACGTACTTGGACTTGAAGCCGTTCTTCCGGATGGCACGCTAGTCCACTTTGGTGGACCAGTGGTCGACACTCCAGGATTCGACCTAGTTGGTTCTTTGGTCGGCTCTGAGGGAACGCTGGCAATTGTGACCAAGGTAATACTTCGACTACTGCGCGTGCCCGAGTCAGTACGAACTTTGTTGGCAGCGTTTGAGTCCATTGATTCGGCAGGTAAAGCGGTTTCGGGAATTATTGCTGCTGGCATCGTTCCCGCAGCAGCGGAGATGATGGATAGGCTGACGATAGAGGCAGCTGAGGCGGCGGTCAATCCAGGATTCCCTCCGGCAGAGGCCGTGCTTATCATTGAGGTCGATGGACCCGAAGTCGAGGTGGATGAAACATCTCAGTGTGTTGAAGCAATTTGCCGTGATTCCGGGTCGAGTGAGGTGCGAGTAGCTGGTGATGCAGAGGAACGCTCACGATTCTGGACAGGGCGGAAGGCTGCGTTCGCCGCGATGGGACGAGTTTCGCCAGATTACTACGTTCAGGACGGTGTTATTCCGCGCACTAAGCTTCCGGAAGTACTGCAACGGATCAGATCGCTAGAGCAGAGTTCGGGGTTGCGTATCGGCAATGTGTTTCATGCTGGTGATGGAAACCTTCACCCACTAATTTGTTATGACGCCTCAGTGGAAGGTCAGTCGGCACTTGCGGCCGAAGTAGGCGGAGAGATACTCCGCTACTGCCTTGAGGCTGGTGGATCGATTACGGGTGAGCATGGTGTTGGGGCTGACAAGGTCGCACATATGGCGAAAATGTTCAGCGAGGTCGATCTGGAAACGATGCAATTTCTCCGTTTCGCGTTCGATCCGACCGGCATTTGCAATCCAAGGAAGATTTTCCCGACTCCTCGTCTTTGTGGCGAAGTGCCTGGGCCGTACCGGGCCCATCCTGTCGAGCAGGCGGGGCTAGCAGAGCGCTTCTGA
- a CDS encoding DUF2905 domain-containing protein gives MGKALVIIGLMVTALGGLMMLGLPLGRLPGDLVFRRGNVTVYVPIVTSIAVSLLATLFFAIMRR, from the coding sequence GTGGGCAAAGCGTTGGTGATCATCGGTCTCATGGTTACAGCGCTTGGTGGGTTGATGATGCTTGGGTTACCGCTAGGACGGTTGCCTGGTGACCTGGTGTTTCGGCGTGGCAATGTCACGGTTTATGTTCCGATTGTCACCTCGATCGCGGTGAGTCTCTTGGCGACCCTATTTTTCGCCATCATGCGACGCTAA
- the ndk gene encoding nucleoside-diphosphate kinase: MERTLAIIKPDAVATRQVGAILQRIELAGFTLRGIRLVNLSRHDAEGFYAVHRTKPFFDSLVTFMSSGPAVVLVLEASDAIRKWRALMGATDPAKAEAGSIRRDFGSSIEHNATHGSDAVDTAVFEVDYFFSDLEYGDSVEG, translated from the coding sequence ATGGAACGCACGTTGGCGATTATTAAGCCTGATGCAGTGGCGACCCGACAGGTAGGCGCCATATTACAACGGATTGAGTTGGCTGGCTTCACGTTGCGCGGGATTCGCCTTGTTAATCTGTCACGTCATGATGCGGAAGGTTTTTACGCAGTCCATCGCACGAAACCGTTCTTCGATAGCTTGGTCACATTTATGTCTTCTGGGCCGGCGGTGGTGCTGGTACTCGAGGCGTCGGATGCGATTAGAAAATGGCGGGCGTTAATGGGTGCGACCGACCCAGCAAAAGCCGAGGCTGGAAGTATTCGTCGTGACTTTGGTAGCTCGATTGAACACAACGCCACGCACGGTTCCGACGCTGTGGACACTGCAGTGTTCGAGGTTGACTACTTTTTCTCCGACTTAGAGTACGGCGATTCTGTTGAAGGGTAG
- a CDS encoding c-type cytochrome, which translates to MADKRTVGHAYNIDLLNVVFAASSIFLFVSVLWMVWDDYDREWKNYQRRFVQLETEVTRLGLEAANADIDSTVLEQLQADRARAEEELATQEGQIAPLEDELADLDARLTLATQRAQFAKATYDVDKYTFEVGRREGDPESYVAREAEIEAQYGEWLELGLVVEQLTAERDGLRSQIAEVQQGVTDLDDQIRALTTETSRLEQRLVDLAPSLVDDYFLNAPLLDFMAPTIRVQQVITPNVFDDLNFTRVPKMDRCMTCHLAINREGYEEYPQPFTTHPNLDVYVGSASPHPLETTGCTVCHEGMPQSISFQDVSHTPVNEQQEHEWEESYDWAESHLWDYPMLPTGMAEASCAKCHVEEVYVPEADVLNLAYGLYERAGCYSCHKSSGFEGLRNPGPSLTKIESKLTPEWVADWIRDPRAVKPTTWMPRVWYNSNTSSPEDAQRNEVEIDAVVAYLFANSEEYSYAVPTPPRGDSANGQVIVESVGCLACHVTGDETREEAGPRRTFGQALQNIGSKTSYEWVFDWVRNPQHYSEGTFMPNLRLTDPEAADVAAYLLTLGGGQPREAEATYDQAYADSVLLDYLKAVVPTAEAEATIAGMSGEERTLELGEQVISRYGCFSCHDIAGFEEVRPIGIELSEEGTKLLTQLDFAFVDIPHTKIEWFENKLKDPRVYDQNRVLQPLEKLRMPNYGFSPEEVHLLTTAIMSFQRDVQPTAALVQGSARQDGLRVGRALVRRRNCVACHQIEDDGGDYQALVADPSLAPPLLTPEGAKVQSDWLYAFLKGPITIRPWLDVRMPTFDLEDEHWNQTLDYFGAISETLGEFRPHSVVSSRRGSVATGSELFDLLRCQQCHVLDEIPADQPTENLAPDLRMTPDRLQADWIIDWIRDPQSIQPGTRMPAFWPDYPEAFYPQFDRNADQQIRSIRDHMLTFNGGPRPVEPVVELGDEP; encoded by the coding sequence ATGGCTGACAAGCGGACCGTTGGGCACGCCTACAACATCGACCTCCTGAACGTCGTTTTTGCGGCGTCAAGCATCTTTCTTTTTGTCTCAGTCTTATGGATGGTCTGGGATGACTACGACCGTGAGTGGAAGAACTATCAGCGACGGTTCGTTCAGCTCGAGACTGAAGTAACGCGACTCGGCCTCGAGGCGGCAAATGCCGATATCGATTCAACAGTCTTGGAACAGTTGCAAGCTGACCGAGCCAGGGCGGAGGAGGAGCTCGCTACTCAAGAAGGACAAATTGCGCCTCTTGAAGATGAATTGGCTGACCTTGATGCGCGATTGACGCTTGCGACCCAGAGGGCACAGTTCGCGAAGGCGACTTACGATGTAGATAAGTACACTTTCGAGGTTGGCCGCCGTGAGGGCGACCCTGAAAGCTATGTCGCCAGAGAGGCGGAAATCGAGGCGCAGTACGGTGAGTGGCTCGAACTCGGGCTTGTAGTTGAACAGTTAACCGCTGAGCGAGACGGTTTGAGAAGCCAGATTGCTGAAGTGCAGCAGGGTGTTACTGATCTTGATGACCAGATTCGGGCTCTGACAACAGAGACTTCTCGGTTGGAGCAGCGCTTGGTCGACTTGGCACCGAGCTTGGTAGATGACTATTTTCTTAACGCGCCACTTCTTGACTTTATGGCGCCAACCATCAGAGTGCAGCAGGTTATTACGCCAAACGTTTTTGATGATCTGAATTTTACAAGGGTGCCGAAGATGGACCGGTGCATGACGTGCCATCTGGCCATCAATCGGGAGGGCTATGAAGAATATCCTCAGCCCTTCACAACGCATCCAAATCTCGACGTGTACGTCGGCAGTGCTTCGCCGCATCCGCTTGAGACAACAGGCTGCACTGTTTGTCATGAAGGCATGCCGCAGTCCATTAGTTTCCAAGATGTGTCACACACTCCGGTGAACGAGCAGCAAGAGCACGAGTGGGAGGAGTCCTACGATTGGGCAGAGTCCCATCTTTGGGACTATCCGATGTTACCTACGGGCATGGCTGAGGCTTCCTGCGCAAAGTGTCACGTCGAAGAGGTGTACGTTCCTGAGGCTGATGTGCTCAATTTAGCTTACGGTTTGTATGAGCGGGCGGGATGTTACTCCTGTCACAAGTCAAGTGGTTTTGAGGGCCTGAGGAATCCAGGGCCAAGCTTGACTAAGATTGAGTCAAAGCTGACACCGGAATGGGTGGCTGACTGGATTCGCGATCCCCGCGCGGTTAAGCCGACGACCTGGATGCCACGTGTCTGGTACAACTCGAATACTTCGTCGCCTGAGGATGCTCAACGAAACGAAGTTGAAATCGATGCCGTTGTTGCTTACCTGTTTGCGAACTCTGAGGAGTATTCGTATGCAGTTCCGACTCCACCCCGTGGTGACAGTGCCAATGGGCAGGTGATTGTTGAATCAGTCGGATGTCTTGCCTGCCACGTCACTGGTGATGAAACGCGAGAGGAAGCGGGACCGCGACGAACATTTGGGCAGGCCTTGCAAAACATCGGTAGTAAGACGAGCTATGAGTGGGTGTTCGATTGGGTTCGGAATCCCCAGCACTACAGTGAAGGGACTTTCATGCCCAACCTGCGTTTAACCGATCCGGAAGCCGCCGACGTAGCGGCCTATCTACTGACTCTTGGTGGTGGGCAACCGCGAGAGGCGGAAGCGACCTACGACCAAGCTTATGCAGACTCGGTACTTCTTGATTATCTCAAGGCGGTAGTACCAACGGCTGAGGCGGAAGCGACGATAGCGGGTATGTCGGGCGAGGAACGAACGCTTGAGTTGGGCGAGCAGGTCATCAGTCGCTATGGCTGTTTCAGCTGTCATGACATCGCTGGTTTTGAGGAAGTGCGGCCGATAGGCATTGAGCTGTCTGAAGAGGGCACCAAATTGCTTACGCAACTCGATTTTGCGTTCGTAGATATCCCGCATACGAAGATTGAATGGTTCGAAAATAAGCTGAAGGACCCACGGGTCTACGACCAGAACCGAGTTTTGCAACCGCTAGAGAAGCTTCGGATGCCGAATTACGGATTCAGCCCAGAGGAAGTGCACCTCCTAACCACGGCGATTATGAGTTTTCAGCGTGATGTCCAGCCAACGGCGGCCTTGGTGCAAGGTTCGGCTAGACAAGACGGTTTGCGGGTTGGGCGGGCATTGGTTCGCCGTCGGAACTGCGTTGCCTGCCACCAGATTGAAGATGATGGCGGTGATTACCAGGCACTCGTTGCCGATCCTTCGTTAGCGCCTCCCTTGCTGACACCGGAGGGTGCCAAGGTTCAATCTGATTGGCTTTACGCTTTCCTCAAAGGGCCGATTACGATCAGGCCATGGCTGGATGTGCGGATGCCGACCTTTGATCTCGAAGATGAACACTGGAATCAGACGTTGGACTATTTCGGTGCAATCTCAGAGACTTTGGGCGAATTTCGGCCGCACTCGGTCGTTTCGTCTCGGCGTGGTTCTGTGGCAACTGGCAGCGAACTGTTTGACCTTCTTAGGTGTCAGCAATGCCACGTTCTCGACGAGATTCCAGCGGACCAACCAACTGAGAACTTGGCGCCAGACTTGCGGATGACACCGGATCGACTTCAAGCAGATTGGATCATTGACTGGATCCGTGACCCGCAGAGTATCCAACCAGGTACTCGTATGCCGGCTTTCTGGCCGGATTACCCCGAAGCGTTTTATCCTCAGTTTGACCGGAACGCCGACCAACAGATCCGTTCGATTAGGGACCATATGTTGACATTCAACGGTGGACCACGACCAGTGGAACCGGTGGTTGAGCTTGGCGACGAGCCCTAA
- a CDS encoding 2-oxoacid:ferredoxin oxidoreductase subunit beta — translation MSKIASSLGKKVNRIGLELQPYRGDKTTLCAGCGHNAISERIVDACFEMGVEPSRVIKLSGIGCSSKSPAYFLGGAHGFNGVHGRMPSLGTGAVLANKQLIAIGTSGDGDTGAIGIGQFVHLMRRNLPIVYIIEDNGCYGLTKGQFSPTADLGSKAKTGVVNDLPPIDTCALAVEMGASFVARSFAGDKKQLTAVLKAALSHRGTAMVDVISPCVTFNDHVGSTKSYAYARDHDEPLGEIDFIPHFQEIAVEYEPGTTHAVTMHDGSQLILKKLESEYDPTDRLEAVRVLHETSRRAEFATGVIYVEPDKEDFIEVLNLVEEPLATLPLERVRPSKAAFERILQELR, via the coding sequence ATGAGCAAAATCGCATCTTCACTAGGAAAGAAGGTCAATCGGATTGGCCTTGAATTGCAACCGTATCGAGGAGACAAAACGACCTTGTGCGCCGGCTGTGGTCACAATGCTATTTCAGAGCGAATCGTTGATGCGTGTTTCGAGATGGGTGTTGAGCCGAGTCGGGTGATCAAGCTGTCGGGGATTGGTTGCTCGAGTAAGAGTCCAGCCTACTTTCTCGGCGGGGCGCATGGATTCAATGGTGTTCATGGGCGTATGCCTTCGCTCGGAACTGGTGCGGTCCTCGCGAATAAGCAGTTGATAGCGATTGGTACGAGTGGCGATGGCGACACAGGAGCGATTGGTATCGGCCAGTTTGTGCACCTTATGCGCCGCAACCTACCCATCGTCTACATCATTGAGGACAATGGCTGTTATGGTTTAACGAAGGGGCAGTTTTCACCGACGGCTGACCTTGGCTCGAAGGCGAAAACCGGTGTCGTCAATGATCTGCCACCGATCGATACCTGTGCGCTGGCCGTTGAGATGGGTGCGTCTTTCGTTGCCAGGTCTTTTGCGGGCGATAAGAAGCAACTTACGGCCGTGCTGAAGGCTGCGCTCAGTCATCGTGGAACGGCGATGGTGGATGTCATCTCGCCGTGTGTGACCTTCAATGATCACGTCGGATCAACCAAGAGTTACGCCTACGCTCGTGATCACGACGAACCGCTCGGTGAAATCGACTTCATTCCACACTTTCAGGAGATTGCTGTCGAATATGAGCCAGGAACGACTCACGCAGTTACGATGCACGATGGGTCACAGTTGATTCTTAAGAAGCTTGAGTCGGAATATGATCCGACAGACCGTCTCGAAGCGGTGCGGGTGCTTCACGAGACTAGCCGCCGAGCAGAATTCGCAACCGGTGTGATTTATGTAGAACCTGACAAGGAAGACTTCATTGAGGTGCTTAATCTTGTTGAGGAACCGTTGGCGACGCTGCCTCTTGAGCGTGTTAGGCCGTCGAAAGCTGCGTTTGAAAGAATCTTGCAGGAGCTTCGCTGA
- a CDS encoding HEAT repeat domain-containing protein gives MDKLEERDGQVSEGRSVPALAVQFFLIPLAVVVAVILVYGGFRWLLNDERTPQEYLSDIRVGGRERRWPAAFELSRLMADPEVQASEPTLGPALVSAFVESENDDPRVRRYLAMAVGQLTQPPEDAGASLVDALDDPETETRISVIWALGSLGDSSVIPELAGMYASDDAGIRKMTVYALGALPGDEQISTLRTALNDSVPDVQWNAAVALARHGNTQGVGILGRMLDREYVERVAEPTMGVGSDEVDRVGEVMITGLNAIAALNANSFRDSVLQLSRQDESLRVRQAAIEALAVFDAADDRPEGRVRR, from the coding sequence ATGGACAAACTCGAGGAACGAGACGGTCAGGTTTCGGAAGGGCGATCGGTGCCGGCGCTGGCTGTGCAGTTCTTTCTTATTCCTTTAGCAGTCGTTGTTGCGGTCATCTTGGTTTATGGCGGGTTTCGTTGGCTGCTCAACGATGAGCGAACTCCCCAAGAGTACTTGAGTGATATCCGTGTCGGTGGTCGGGAACGGCGATGGCCTGCGGCCTTTGAATTGTCGCGTCTCATGGCTGATCCAGAAGTCCAGGCCTCGGAGCCAACACTGGGTCCAGCCTTAGTCAGCGCTTTTGTTGAGTCGGAGAATGATGACCCACGGGTGCGACGCTATCTAGCCATGGCCGTTGGTCAATTGACACAGCCGCCTGAGGATGCCGGTGCAAGTCTCGTCGACGCACTCGATGATCCTGAGACCGAGACCAGGATTAGTGTGATTTGGGCGCTCGGGTCACTAGGTGACTCTAGCGTCATACCGGAACTGGCTGGGATGTACGCGTCTGATGATGCCGGTATTCGGAAGATGACAGTTTATGCACTTGGCGCGTTACCGGGTGATGAACAGATTTCCACCTTGCGTACCGCACTGAACGATTCTGTGCCAGATGTTCAGTGGAATGCTGCCGTGGCACTGGCGAGGCACGGCAATACTCAGGGTGTTGGGATATTGGGTCGGATGTTGGACCGCGAGTACGTCGAACGAGTGGCGGAGCCTACTATGGGTGTCGGTAGTGATGAGGTCGACCGCGTTGGTGAGGTTATGATCACCGGATTGAATGCGATCGCAGCTCTTAATGCTAACTCGTTTCGTGATTCGGTCCTCCAGTTGAGTCGTCAAGACGAGAGTCTTCGTGTCCGTCAGGCGGCGATTGAAGCGCTTGCAGTGTTTGATGCAGCTGATGACAGGCCTGAGGGGCGTGTACGTCGCTGA